One region of Oxalobacteraceae bacterium OTU3CAMAD1 genomic DNA includes:
- a CDS encoding sugar phosphate isomerase/epimerase yields the protein MTTQHNIKRGVSLYSYQYETFLRKMTLDDCIAHAAGLGAKGIEVVSEQSFTGFPNVPPEQIAGWFASLERHGAYAQCHDMFLDVKLYKDRKLNVDEMVASLKRDLRFAHAIGCKNVRVIVNTPPEVVVACVPLAEELDVRMGIEVHSPFHFDHPWILRYTELTRATGSNHVGYVPDMGMYIKHYPPVFRDRFLRLGATPKVVDFILEAHAARVLPDYVLMDVRKLGANSVDLQMAESLRHNIWSNPRRLLEFMPWIFNIHAKFYEIDDNGKEPSIPYDEIIAVLIEGGYTGHLSSEYEGQRHIEDAFEVDGREQVRRQQEMFKRLLGEV from the coding sequence ATGACTACACAACACAACATCAAGCGCGGCGTCTCGCTGTATAGCTATCAGTACGAGACTTTCCTGCGCAAGATGACGCTCGACGACTGCATCGCCCACGCCGCCGGCCTGGGGGCGAAGGGCATCGAAGTGGTGAGCGAACAATCGTTCACCGGCTTCCCTAACGTGCCGCCGGAGCAGATCGCGGGATGGTTTGCTTCGCTGGAGCGCCACGGCGCCTACGCCCAGTGCCACGACATGTTCCTGGACGTGAAGCTGTACAAGGACCGCAAGCTTAATGTCGACGAAATGGTGGCCTCGCTCAAGCGCGACCTGCGCTTCGCGCACGCCATCGGCTGCAAAAACGTGCGCGTGATCGTCAACACGCCCCCCGAGGTGGTGGTGGCCTGCGTGCCGCTGGCCGAGGAACTGGACGTGCGCATGGGGATCGAGGTGCATTCGCCGTTCCACTTCGATCATCCATGGATCCTGCGCTACACCGAACTGACGCGCGCCACCGGCTCCAACCACGTCGGCTATGTGCCGGACATGGGCATGTATATCAAACACTACCCGCCGGTCTTCCGCGACCGCTTCCTGCGCCTGGGCGCCACGCCCAAGGTGGTCGATTTCATCCTCGAGGCGCACGCGGCGCGGGTCCTGCCCGACTATGTGCTGATGGACGTGCGCAAGCTGGGGGCCAATTCGGTCGACCTGCAAATGGCCGAGTCGCTGCGCCACAACATCTGGAGCAATCCGCGCCGCCTTTTGGAGTTCATGCCGTGGATCTTCAACATCCACGCCAAGTTCTACGAGATCGACGACAACGGCAAGGAGCCGTCGATCCCCTACGACGAGATCATAGCGGTGCTGATCGAGGGCGGCTACACCGGCCACCTGTCGAGCGAATACGAGGGCCAGCGCCATATCGAGGATGCCTTCGAGGTCGATGGCCGCGAACAAGTGCGCCGTCAGCAGGAAATGTTCAAGCGCCTGTTGGGCGAAGTTTAA